From Amblyraja radiata isolate CabotCenter1 chromosome 21, sAmbRad1.1.pri, whole genome shotgun sequence, a single genomic window includes:
- the LOC116984892 gene encoding legumain-like, which produces MHQASGAVTLGAATVVSRAELPLTRTRPKQDPKDPIASSQEARSESLQGRLALGTGKPTVMAGLDTVAQCDVPVTLLENRIKAAKDPEEKEKLQKDLEHLLEVRELIRQTVREIVTLATDSEEQAERVLGPKKRLTERENYRSAVEYFQMRCFDWHNPEHEYALHQLSPFINLCVEKIPLTRIKDAIDQVSEKLKK; this is translated from the exons ATGCACCAGGCCTCTGGTGCAGTCACCCTAGGAGCGGCCACAGTCGTGAGCCGGGCGGAGCTTCCCCTAACGCGGACAAGGCCAAAGCAAgatcccaaagatcctatagcgagctccCAGGAAGCGCGGAGTGAAAGCTTGCAGGGAAGGCTTGCACTCG GCACGGGCAAACCCACAGTAATGGCAGGATTGGACACTGTGGCACAGTGCGACGTACCTGTTACTCTTCTTGAGAATAGGATCAAAGCTGCTAAGGATCCAGAGGAGAAGGAAAAGCTGCAGAAAGACCTGGAGCATCTCCTTGAG GTGAGGGAGCTAATCCGACAGACAGTGCGAGAGATTGTTACTCTGGCCACGGACTCCGAGGAACAGGCTGAGCGAGTGCTCGGCCCCAAGAAGCGCCTCACGGAGCGGGAAAACTACCGCTCTGCGGTGGAGTATTTCCAAATGCGGTGCTTTGACTGGCACAATCCAGAG CATGAATATGCTCTTCACCAGTTGAGTCCCTTCATCAATTTATGTGTGGAGAAGATCCCACTGACACG GATCAAGGATGCGATTGACCAAGTCAGTGAAAAGCTGAAGAAATGA